From a region of the Listeria monocytogenes ATCC 19117 genome:
- the comGA gene encoding competence type IV pilus ATPase ComGA gives MPQKMTEHIITQALRVHASDVHIHPLSNRYLLRLRVNGTLIPLLYLPIDVGEKLISFLKFQAALDISEKRRPQSGSFEKNTNTEKIAIRLSTMPSKDFHESMVIRIFRYKYPIPFLKSSVFPRSTNQIQQQCKNQTGLFLFSGSTGSGKSSSMYSLVSSIENKDEMQIITIEDPVEHHSPGFLQIEVNEKASITYAPIIRSVLRHDPDILIIGEIRDAETAKIVVRAALTGHLVLSTVHAGDAYGVLLRLLEFGISSEELAQCLLGISFQKLTHLVCTFCGEKCHPFCTHLHRKRTAIYEVLTQQEIKAYFQSNKQQIKPKYPIKRTFEKGVAYGFFSAH, from the coding sequence ATGCCGCAAAAAATGACAGAACACATCATAACTCAAGCATTACGTGTCCATGCAAGTGATGTTCATATTCATCCACTCTCAAACCGTTACTTACTCCGTCTTCGGGTAAACGGGACATTGATTCCGCTTCTTTACCTTCCAATAGATGTAGGGGAAAAGTTAATATCTTTTCTTAAATTCCAAGCAGCTTTGGATATAAGCGAAAAAAGACGACCTCAATCTGGTAGCTTTGAAAAAAATACAAACACAGAAAAAATTGCTATACGGCTTTCTACTATGCCTAGCAAAGATTTTCATGAAAGCATGGTCATTCGAATTTTTCGTTACAAGTACCCTATCCCATTTTTAAAATCTAGTGTTTTTCCTAGATCCACTAATCAAATTCAACAACAGTGTAAAAACCAAACAGGCTTGTTTCTTTTTTCCGGTAGCACAGGTAGTGGTAAGTCCAGTTCTATGTATAGCCTTGTTTCTTCTATAGAAAATAAAGATGAAATGCAAATCATTACAATTGAAGATCCTGTTGAACATCATTCTCCCGGCTTTCTCCAAATCGAAGTGAACGAAAAGGCAAGCATTACCTATGCACCAATCATTCGCTCCGTCTTACGCCATGATCCTGATATTTTAATTATCGGGGAAATACGCGATGCAGAAACCGCTAAAATAGTTGTTCGTGCTGCATTAACCGGTCACTTAGTTTTAAGCACGGTTCATGCCGGAGATGCTTACGGAGTTTTATTAAGATTACTTGAATTCGGTATTAGCTCAGAAGAATTAGCGCAATGCTTACTAGGAATCAGTTTTCAGAAGCTGACACACCTAGTTTGCACCTTCTGCGGAGAAAAATGCCATCCCTTTTGTACACATTTGCACCGAAAAAGAACAGCTATCTATGAAGTTCTTACGCAACAAGAGATAAAAGCCTATTTCCAATCTAATAAACAGCAGATTAAGCCTAAATACCCTATTAAAAGAACATTCGAGAAAGGAGTTGCCTATGGTTTTTTTTCAGCGCACTAA
- the efp gene encoding elongation factor P, which translates to MISVNDFKTGLTIEVDNGIWRVLDFQHVKPGKGAAFVRSKLRNLRTGAIQEKTFRGGEKVAKAQIDNRKMAYLYADGTNHVFMDNESYEQIELPEDQIAHELKFLKENMEINIIMYQGETIGIDLPNTVELVVTATDPGIKGDTSSGGSKPATLETGLVVQVPFFVNEGDKLVINTTEAAYVSRA; encoded by the coding sequence ATGATTTCAGTAAATGACTTTAAAACAGGGTTAACAATAGAAGTAGATAATGGTATTTGGCGTGTGCTAGATTTTCAACATGTAAAACCCGGAAAAGGAGCAGCATTCGTTCGTTCCAAATTACGTAACCTTCGTACAGGTGCAATCCAAGAAAAAACATTCCGTGGTGGCGAAAAAGTAGCAAAAGCGCAAATCGACAACCGTAAAATGGCCTACTTGTATGCTGACGGCACAAATCACGTATTCATGGACAATGAGTCTTATGAACAAATTGAGCTTCCAGAAGACCAAATTGCTCATGAACTTAAATTCCTAAAAGAAAATATGGAAATTAATATTATCATGTATCAAGGCGAAACAATCGGTATTGATTTACCTAACACAGTAGAATTAGTTGTTACTGCAACTGATCCTGGAATTAAAGGTGATACTTCTTCAGGCGGTTCTAAACCAGCCACGCTTGAAACTGGTCTTGTTGTCCAAGTGCCATTTTTCGTTAATGAAGGAGACAAACTAGTAATTAATACAACCGAAGCAGCGTATGTTTCTCGGGCGTAA
- the gcvPA gene encoding aminomethyl-transferring glycine dehydrogenase subunit GcvPA, which yields MAKHRYLPMTEQDEKEMLDVIGVKSIDDLFQDIPEKIRFKRDYDLKPAKSEPALLRELSKLASKNANTTEYASFLGAGVYSHYIPTVVDHVISRSEFYTAYTPYQPEISQGELQAIFEFQTMIAELTGMDLANSSMYDGGTALAEAAMLASGHTKRKKILISGAVHPESSNVLKTYATGQHIEVEVIPELDGKTDIEALKKALSDDIAGFVVQYPNFYGQVEPLAELEKLVHENNSLLLVSSNPLSLGLLTPPGEFGADIVVGDSQVFGIPESFGGPHCGFFAVTNKLMRKVPGRLVGETVDENGKRGYVLTLQAREQHIRRDKATSNICSNQALNALASSVAMATLGKTGLVEMAKQNLDKSHYAKQKFREKGFEVLFSDGFFNEFVVKLSKPIKEVNESLLDEGIIGGYDLGFYEEKYENHMLVAVTEMRTKEEIDAFVASLEGAK from the coding sequence ATGGCAAAACATCGTTATTTACCAATGACAGAGCAAGATGAAAAGGAAATGCTTGATGTAATAGGGGTTAAGTCAATTGATGACTTATTTCAAGATATTCCAGAAAAAATTAGATTTAAACGAGATTATGATTTAAAACCAGCAAAATCTGAACCTGCACTTTTACGCGAATTATCGAAACTTGCTTCTAAAAATGCTAATACTACTGAATATGCGTCTTTTTTAGGGGCTGGAGTTTATAGTCATTACATTCCAACTGTAGTCGATCACGTTATTTCTCGCTCAGAATTTTATACAGCATATACGCCTTATCAACCTGAAATTTCGCAAGGAGAGTTGCAGGCAATCTTTGAATTCCAAACGATGATTGCGGAACTTACTGGAATGGACTTGGCTAATTCCTCTATGTATGATGGTGGAACAGCGCTTGCAGAAGCAGCGATGCTAGCAAGTGGACATACAAAGCGCAAAAAAATTCTCATTTCCGGAGCTGTTCACCCGGAAAGTAGCAATGTTTTAAAAACCTATGCAACTGGCCAACACATTGAAGTAGAAGTTATTCCAGAACTAGATGGAAAAACAGACATTGAGGCGCTAAAAAAAGCTCTTTCAGATGATATTGCGGGTTTTGTTGTACAATATCCAAACTTCTATGGACAAGTGGAACCTTTGGCTGAACTTGAAAAATTAGTGCATGAAAATAATTCTTTATTACTTGTATCGAGCAATCCGTTGTCTCTAGGTTTGTTAACACCACCAGGAGAATTTGGTGCAGATATTGTTGTGGGTGATTCGCAAGTATTTGGTATCCCAGAATCATTTGGTGGACCGCATTGTGGATTCTTTGCAGTAACAAATAAATTAATGCGTAAAGTTCCTGGACGTTTAGTTGGGGAAACCGTAGACGAGAACGGGAAGCGCGGGTATGTACTAACATTACAAGCACGCGAACAACATATTCGCCGTGATAAAGCGACGTCTAATATTTGTTCCAATCAAGCATTGAATGCATTAGCTTCTTCTGTCGCAATGGCAACCCTTGGAAAAACAGGTCTTGTAGAAATGGCAAAACAAAACTTAGATAAATCTCATTATGCCAAACAAAAATTCCGTGAAAAAGGCTTTGAAGTTCTATTTTCAGATGGCTTTTTCAATGAATTTGTTGTAAAACTTTCGAAACCAATCAAAGAAGTGAATGAATCACTTTTAGATGAAGGGATTATTGGTGGGTATGACCTTGGTTTTTATGAGGAAAAATATGAAAACCATATGCTTGTAGCTGTTACTGAAATGCGGACAAAAGAGGAAATTGATGCCTTTGTGGCGAGCTTGGAGGGTGCAAAATGA
- a CDS encoding rhodanese-like domain-containing protein: protein MISWIIAIIILVILLGYEIYQFVMRRKAVKVLTEEEFKKGYRKAQLIDVREPNEFDAGHILGARNIPVTQMKNRTTEIRQDLPVYLYCQTAQRSNRAAIMLYKRGYKQVYQLKGGYRKWTGKTKSK from the coding sequence TTGATTAGTTGGATTATAGCAATTATCATTCTGGTTATTCTTCTAGGATACGAAATTTACCAGTTTGTAATGCGTCGCAAAGCAGTAAAAGTTTTAACAGAAGAAGAATTTAAAAAAGGTTATCGTAAAGCACAGTTAATTGATGTTCGCGAGCCAAATGAATTCGATGCTGGACATATTCTTGGAGCTAGAAATATCCCAGTTACACAAATGAAAAACCGGACAACAGAAATTCGTCAAGATTTACCAGTTTACTTATACTGCCAAACAGCACAACGTAGTAACCGTGCAGCAATTATGCTTTATAAACGCGGATACAAACAAGTTTATCAGCTTAAAGGCGGCTACCGTAAATGGACAGGAAAAACTAAATCTAAATAA
- the comGC gene encoding competence type IV pilus major pilin ComGC, whose amino-acid sequence MFKKKIDWRDERGFTLVEMLIVLLVVSVLLLLTIPNIVSQSKSINDKGCEAFISMVQGQVQSYQLDKNSIPSVADLVSGGYLKANQKSCPNGNSIKIDSSGNVSEKK is encoded by the coding sequence ATGTTTAAAAAGAAAATTGATTGGCGAGATGAGCGAGGCTTTACTTTGGTGGAGATGTTAATTGTATTGTTAGTGGTTAGTGTTTTGTTACTCCTTACTATTCCCAACATAGTATCACAAAGTAAGTCAATCAACGATAAAGGATGCGAGGCCTTTATTTCAATGGTTCAAGGTCAAGTTCAGTCCTACCAATTAGATAAAAATTCAATCCCTTCTGTAGCTGATTTAGTAAGTGGAGGTTATCTAAAAGCTAACCAAAAATCTTGTCCTAATGGAAATAGCATCAAGATAGATAGCTCAGGAAATGTTTCTGAGAAAAAATGA
- a CDS encoding M24 family metallopeptidase, producing MSKLTKIQETLGKEKIEAVLVTSEFNRRYVSGFTGTSGVALILPEKAYFVTDFRYTEQAAKQAEGYEIVQHTGPIFDTVEDLLIKNDTKTLHFEADYVTVSEFKQMERVFNRQLIPLTGFFEEMRKVKTASELKAIRTACDIADAAFAHIIQFIKPGMAEIEVSNELEFFMRRAGATSSSFDTIVASGVRSALPHGVASDKKIEVGDFVTMDYGCYYDGYCSDMTRTIAVGEPAEKLKEIYQITLDAQLKVIDSLKPGMTGIEADAIARDYIASFGYGDAFGHSLGHGIGLEIHEGPNLSFKSPQKLEVGHVVTDEPGIYLPGIGGVRIEDDLLITETGNEILIHSPKELIIL from the coding sequence ATGTCTAAATTAACTAAAATTCAAGAAACGCTGGGCAAGGAAAAGATAGAAGCAGTTCTTGTCACAAGTGAGTTTAATAGAAGGTATGTATCAGGTTTCACTGGAACAAGTGGTGTGGCGCTAATTTTACCTGAAAAAGCTTATTTTGTAACTGATTTCAGATATACGGAACAAGCAGCAAAACAAGCAGAAGGATACGAAATTGTACAACATACTGGTCCGATTTTTGATACAGTAGAAGATTTATTAATTAAAAATGATACAAAAACACTACATTTTGAAGCGGATTATGTGACCGTATCTGAATTTAAACAAATGGAGCGCGTATTTAATCGTCAATTAATCCCACTTACTGGCTTCTTTGAAGAAATGCGTAAAGTGAAAACAGCAAGTGAACTAAAAGCAATCCGCACAGCTTGTGATATTGCTGATGCAGCTTTTGCACATATCATTCAATTTATCAAACCAGGCATGGCTGAAATCGAAGTATCTAATGAACTAGAATTCTTTATGAGACGTGCGGGAGCTACTTCCTCGTCGTTTGATACAATTGTCGCATCTGGTGTTCGTTCTGCGTTACCGCATGGTGTTGCTTCGGATAAAAAAATCGAAGTTGGCGATTTCGTTACAATGGATTACGGCTGTTACTATGACGGTTATTGTTCAGATATGACAAGAACTATCGCGGTCGGTGAACCTGCTGAAAAATTAAAAGAAATTTACCAAATTACGTTAGATGCGCAATTAAAAGTAATCGATAGCTTAAAACCAGGTATGACTGGAATTGAAGCAGATGCTATTGCACGTGATTATATTGCTTCTTTTGGCTATGGCGATGCATTTGGACATTCTTTAGGACATGGTATTGGACTAGAAATTCACGAAGGACCTAATTTATCCTTTAAGAGCCCTCAAAAACTAGAAGTCGGACATGTTGTGACGGATGAACCAGGAATTTATTTACCAGGAATCGGTGGCGTTAGAATTGAAGATGATCTCTTAATTACAGAAACAGGTAATGAGATTTTAATTCATTCACCAAAAGAATTAATTATTTTATAA
- the gcvPB gene encoding aminomethyl-transferring glycine dehydrogenase subunit GcvPB, with product MNLEETMPLVFERSIPGRIGFSLPESDVPETKASDYFEQAYIRSVPADLPELSELEIMRHYTNLSNHNFGVDSGFYPLGSCTMKYNPKINEKVARFPGFANIHPNQPESSVQGALELLYDLQTSLVEITGMDEVTLQPAAGAHGEWTGLMLIRAFHEKNGDTKRTKVIIPDSAHGTNPASAAVAGFDVVTVKSNEKGLVDVADLKKVVGEDTAALMLTNPNTLGLFEKDIVEMAEIVHEAGGKLYYDGANLNAIMAKVRPGDMGFDVVHLNLHKTFTGPHGGGGPGSGPIGVKKELIPFLPTPVLTKKEEGYSFDYNYPDSIGRVKPYYGNFGINVRAYTYIRTMGPDGLKLVTEYAVLNANYMMRKLQEAYDLPFDQVCKHEFVLSGNRQKKLGVRTVDIAKRLLDHNFHPPTVYFPLIVGEAIMIEPTETESKETLDSFIDTMLKIAKEAEENPEIVQEAPHSTYVKRLDETRAARKPILRYQKEV from the coding sequence ATGAATTTAGAAGAAACGATGCCATTAGTGTTTGAACGTTCTATTCCAGGAAGAATTGGCTTTAGTTTACCAGAAAGCGATGTTCCAGAAACAAAAGCCAGTGATTATTTTGAACAAGCGTATATTCGTTCTGTACCAGCAGATTTGCCTGAATTAAGCGAGCTTGAAATCATGCGTCATTATACCAATTTATCCAATCATAACTTTGGTGTTGATTCTGGTTTTTATCCGCTTGGCTCTTGTACGATGAAATATAACCCAAAAATCAATGAAAAAGTTGCACGCTTTCCTGGTTTCGCTAATATCCATCCAAACCAACCAGAAAGCTCTGTCCAAGGCGCGCTAGAACTACTGTATGATTTGCAAACAAGCTTAGTTGAAATTACAGGAATGGATGAAGTAACGCTACAACCAGCTGCTGGAGCACACGGAGAATGGACGGGATTAATGCTCATTCGTGCATTCCATGAAAAGAATGGGGATACAAAACGAACAAAAGTAATCATCCCAGACTCTGCACATGGAACAAACCCTGCATCTGCAGCAGTAGCGGGCTTCGATGTTGTCACGGTGAAATCGAATGAAAAAGGACTTGTCGATGTAGCTGATTTGAAAAAAGTAGTAGGCGAAGACACGGCCGCACTAATGCTCACAAACCCAAATACACTTGGTCTTTTTGAAAAAGATATTGTTGAAATGGCGGAAATTGTTCATGAAGCTGGCGGGAAATTGTACTATGATGGTGCCAATTTAAATGCTATTATGGCGAAAGTTAGACCAGGAGACATGGGCTTTGATGTTGTTCATTTGAATTTACACAAAACATTTACTGGTCCTCACGGTGGTGGCGGTCCTGGTTCTGGCCCAATTGGCGTGAAAAAGGAATTAATACCATTCTTACCAACACCAGTCCTTACGAAAAAAGAAGAAGGATACTCGTTTGATTATAACTATCCTGACTCTATTGGACGAGTGAAACCTTATTATGGCAACTTCGGCATCAATGTTCGCGCGTATACGTATATTCGCACAATGGGTCCGGATGGCTTGAAATTGGTGACAGAATATGCCGTTTTAAATGCCAACTATATGATGCGTAAACTGCAAGAAGCCTATGATTTACCATTTGATCAAGTTTGTAAACACGAATTTGTTTTAAGTGGTAATAGACAGAAGAAACTTGGCGTAAGAACTGTTGATATTGCGAAACGATTGCTAGATCACAATTTCCATCCGCCAACAGTTTATTTTCCGCTAATTGTTGGTGAAGCAATCATGATTGAACCGACTGAAACAGAATCGAAAGAAACTCTAGATTCTTTCATTGATACGATGTTAAAAATTGCGAAAGAAGCGGAAGAAAATCCTGAAATCGTCCAAGAAGCGCCACATAGCACCTATGTGAAACGACTAGACGAAACACGCGCTGCTAGAAAACCGATTTTACGTTATCAAAAAGAAGTATAA
- the comGD gene encoding competence type IV pilus minor pilin ComGD produces the protein MKINGFTLLEMLLVLTISFTLITLTIFPISSTLSTLREKQLLEEIKATIYYAQINAVATKQDTFISFDPMRNQLITYTNSKTLAILPFSQTLTLTQPKIGNFRFSSTDGSINRFSTIHLTSSTNNYKLIFQIGKGRFRIE, from the coding sequence ATGAAAATAAATGGATTTACTTTATTAGAAATGTTACTTGTACTAACTATCAGCTTTACACTAATCACATTAACCATCTTTCCTATTTCAAGTACATTATCCACGCTTAGGGAGAAACAACTACTAGAAGAAATAAAAGCCACCATTTACTATGCGCAAATAAATGCTGTAGCAACAAAGCAAGATACGTTTATTTCATTTGATCCAATGAGAAACCAACTCATCACATATACTAACTCAAAAACACTTGCTATCCTTCCATTCTCACAGACGTTAACTTTAACACAACCAAAAATAGGAAATTTTCGTTTCTCGAGTACAGATGGATCCATTAATCGTTTTTCAACAATTCACCTGACAAGTTCGACAAATAACTACAAGCTAATATTTCAAATCGGAAAGGGGCGTTTTAGAATTGAATAA
- a CDS encoding DUF1385 domain-containing protein, with translation MSKQNVPSYGGQAVVEGVMFGGRKQTVTAIRRIDGSLEYFYLEKNSPVWVMRMKKIPFLRGIVALIESSAIGSKHLAFATDRYDEDPNNPVEEEKIEKKESKVAMWLGVAVIGILSFVFAKFVMTLIPVFLAELFRPIVPGDTAQVFLESLFKLILLLTYIFAVSQTPIIKRVFQYHGSEHKVINCYEEKLPLTVENVQKQSRLHYRCGSSFILFTVIVGMFIYLLVPTDPLWLRVVDRILLIPVVLGVAFEVLQLTNKCRNIPVLKYLGVPGLWLQLLTTKEPSDDQVEVAIASFNELLRVEKEGAPVDVTEPDNLELLE, from the coding sequence TTGAGCAAACAAAACGTACCATCATATGGCGGTCAAGCTGTAGTTGAAGGCGTCATGTTTGGCGGCAGAAAACAGACCGTAACAGCAATTAGACGTATAGATGGTTCATTAGAATATTTTTATTTAGAAAAAAATAGTCCGGTTTGGGTTATGCGTATGAAGAAAATCCCTTTTTTAAGAGGAATTGTTGCATTAATTGAATCTAGCGCTATCGGTTCCAAACACCTCGCTTTTGCAACAGACCGATATGACGAAGATCCAAATAACCCAGTAGAAGAAGAAAAAATTGAAAAGAAAGAATCGAAAGTCGCGATGTGGCTTGGTGTTGCCGTCATCGGTATTTTATCTTTCGTCTTTGCAAAATTTGTCATGACGCTCATCCCTGTATTTTTAGCGGAATTATTCCGTCCTATCGTACCAGGTGATACGGCGCAAGTATTTTTAGAGAGTCTTTTCAAATTAATTCTTCTATTAACCTATATTTTCGCGGTTTCTCAGACCCCTATTATTAAACGAGTTTTTCAATATCACGGTTCTGAGCATAAGGTAATAAATTGTTACGAAGAAAAATTACCTTTAACGGTTGAAAATGTACAGAAACAATCGCGACTTCATTATCGTTGTGGTAGTAGTTTTATTTTATTTACAGTTATTGTTGGTATGTTTATTTATTTGTTAGTACCAACCGATCCTCTTTGGCTTCGTGTGGTCGACCGGATTTTACTTATTCCTGTTGTGCTTGGTGTAGCTTTTGAAGTACTTCAATTAACTAATAAATGCCGTAATATCCCAGTTCTTAAATATTTAGGTGTCCCGGGTTTATGGCTACAACTTCTTACAACAAAAGAACCGTCTGATGATCAAGTTGAGGTTGCCATTGCATCCTTTAATGAGCTTTTACGAGTGGAAAAAGAAGGTGCACCAGTAGATGTAACTGAGCCAGATAATCTGGAACTTTTAGAATAG
- the gcvT gene encoding glycine cleavage system aminomethyltransferase GcvT, which translates to MTELLKTPIHPLYAKYGAKTIDFGGWDLPVQFAGIKAEHEAVRTDAGLFDVSHMGEILVKGPDSTSYLQYLLTNDIEKIKIGKAQYNIMCYETGGTVDDLVVYKKSETEYILVVNAANTDKDFEWMVKNIRGDVSVTNVSSEYGQLALQGPNAEKILAKLTDVDLSSISFFGFVEDADVAGVKTIISRSGYTGEDGFEIYMPSADAGKVFEAILAEGVAPIGLGARDTLRLEAVLALYGQELSKDITPLEAGLNFAVKLKKEADFIGKEALIKQKEAGLNRKLVGIELIERGIPRHDYPVFLNEEEIGIVTSGTQSPTLGTNIGLALIDTAYTEIGQEVEVGIRNKKVKAKIVPTPFYKRAK; encoded by the coding sequence ATGACAGAGTTACTAAAAACACCGATTCATCCACTTTATGCAAAATATGGTGCGAAAACCATTGATTTTGGTGGATGGGATTTACCGGTACAATTTGCTGGTATAAAAGCAGAACATGAGGCCGTGCGAACTGATGCAGGGCTATTTGATGTGTCTCACATGGGAGAAATTCTAGTAAAAGGACCGGATAGTACTTCTTATTTACAGTATTTGTTAACCAATGACATTGAAAAAATAAAAATCGGAAAAGCACAATATAATATTATGTGCTATGAAACTGGTGGAACAGTGGACGATTTAGTAGTTTACAAGAAATCAGAAACGGAATACATACTTGTTGTCAATGCAGCAAATACGGATAAGGATTTTGAATGGATGGTTAAAAATATTCGCGGGGATGTTTCTGTTACCAATGTATCTTCGGAATATGGACAATTAGCACTTCAAGGGCCAAACGCAGAAAAAATTCTCGCAAAACTAACGGATGTAGATTTAAGTTCGATTAGCTTCTTTGGATTTGTGGAGGATGCGGATGTAGCAGGAGTGAAAACAATCATTTCAAGAAGTGGCTATACTGGAGAAGATGGATTTGAAATTTATATGCCAAGCGCTGATGCAGGAAAAGTTTTTGAGGCAATTTTAGCTGAAGGAGTAGCTCCAATTGGTTTAGGTGCACGGGATACATTGCGCTTAGAGGCGGTACTTGCGCTTTATGGGCAAGAATTGAGCAAGGACATTACACCACTTGAAGCAGGGCTTAATTTTGCTGTTAAATTAAAAAAAGAAGCAGATTTTATAGGTAAAGAAGCGCTTATTAAACAAAAAGAAGCAGGGCTGAATAGAAAACTAGTTGGTATTGAATTAATTGAACGAGGTATTCCGCGTCACGATTATCCAGTATTTCTAAATGAGGAAGAAATTGGCATTGTGACTTCTGGTACCCAATCACCCACACTTGGAACAAATATTGGTCTTGCTCTAATTGATACAGCTTACACAGAAATAGGTCAAGAAGTAGAAGTAGGTATAAGAAACAAAAAAGTAAAAGCGAAAATAGTACCAACACCATTTTATAAACGCGCAAAGTAA
- a CDS encoding SA1362 family protein, which translates to MKKYPLIVIILLALVGIGLLMGGFKSFFTLIISVLIGALIFTLLLRFFTNRKTDSNYQKAVKQSKNLHDPKKKTKKKRKSSFKVIDGGKK; encoded by the coding sequence TTGAAGAAGTATCCCCTCATAGTTATTATTTTACTTGCGCTTGTTGGTATTGGGCTTTTAATGGGTGGTTTTAAATCATTTTTCACCTTAATTATTTCCGTATTAATCGGGGCACTTATTTTCACCCTTCTACTGCGGTTTTTCACAAATAGAAAAACTGACAGTAATTACCAAAAAGCAGTAAAACAATCGAAAAATTTACATGATCCGAAGAAAAAAACGAAGAAAAAACGAAAATCTTCTTTCAAAGTGATTGATGGTGGCAAAAAATAA
- the comGB gene encoding competence type IV pilus assembly protein ComGB: MVFFQRTNWKEDGEFLIRVASLLEKGFSLDATISYLSITSPKYRKRYEQIITSLANGNSFSYALSKNGFPEFICSQLHYASSHGYFLQTIHETGVHMKRKAEEKNALMKTFQYPLVLFSTVILVFFLLRIFLLPKFELLFTQLSTNGTVGTKFTYFLLEKIPVLLGIFLLSLFLIFSFLIRKQKQKNAYDRAYFYCRIPYIRQFSRIHYSQYLSRELGYLLKSGLSITHIMHLFAQEESPAFFQAIARQILPTLEQGLSLTKALEKMPIFERELYYIAIHGEKNGNLAEEFLFYYNLCHQKSLQKTEKLFSFIQPIVFIVIGILIVSIYLSILYPMFSMVNQI, encoded by the coding sequence ATGGTTTTTTTTCAGCGCACTAATTGGAAAGAGGACGGAGAATTTTTAATTAGAGTTGCCAGTTTACTCGAAAAGGGATTCTCATTAGATGCGACCATTAGCTATTTAAGCATTACTTCGCCCAAATATCGCAAAAGATATGAACAAATTATCACTTCACTTGCAAACGGAAATTCTTTTTCCTATGCTCTTTCAAAAAACGGATTTCCTGAATTCATTTGTTCACAACTTCATTATGCTTCTAGTCACGGTTACTTTTTGCAAACAATTCACGAAACCGGCGTCCATATGAAAAGAAAAGCGGAGGAAAAAAACGCATTAATGAAGACCTTCCAATATCCACTAGTCTTATTCTCTACTGTTATTCTGGTGTTCTTCTTGCTTCGAATTTTTCTCTTACCTAAATTCGAACTTTTATTTACACAATTATCAACTAACGGCACAGTCGGAACTAAATTCACTTATTTCCTGCTTGAAAAAATTCCAGTTTTATTAGGAATTTTTTTACTTAGCCTTTTTCTAATCTTCAGTTTCCTTATTCGAAAACAAAAGCAAAAAAATGCTTACGACCGAGCTTATTTTTATTGTCGAATTCCATATATTCGCCAATTTTCAAGAATTCATTATTCGCAATACCTTTCGCGCGAACTTGGATATCTGCTGAAAAGCGGTTTATCTATAACGCATATTATGCACCTCTTCGCGCAAGAAGAATCGCCCGCATTCTTTCAAGCAATCGCCAGGCAAATCCTTCCTACGCTTGAACAAGGATTATCACTAACAAAAGCACTAGAAAAAATGCCTATATTTGAAAGAGAACTTTATTACATTGCTATCCACGGTGAAAAAAATGGTAATTTAGCAGAAGAATTTTTATTTTATTATAACTTATGTCATCAGAAATCACTTCAAAAGACCGAAAAATTATTTTCATTTATCCAACCAATTGTTTTTATTGTTATTGGTATTTTAATTGTATCCATTTATTTATCCATTTTATATCCCATGTTTTCTATGGTAAATCAAATTTAA